Sequence from the Microplitis demolitor isolate Queensland-Clemson2020A chromosome 2, iyMicDemo2.1a, whole genome shotgun sequence genome:
CCACGTTAAAGAATATGAagaaaaggtaaaaaaaatagctatTTCTCGCCGGAATCCTGGTATGATCGTACAAATGATTGACGCGATCGCTTGCCCGATTTGCGGGGATCATCTTGAGGTCGTTACGCTTGATTTCTCGTCTCTGCTCATCTTGCTTTCTGTGTGCTTGTTTCTCGGGTGTCTGGATGTTAGTGTCATCACTACCACCACAAACTTTAGCAGCGTACCCCGTTTGTTCATCGAATAGCTAGAAACGACGAGTCTGAGCACGATAAGTACGAGGACCATTCGGAAGAAAATGAACTTCCGGCGAGTCTGAGGCTCTTGGAATTCCCCTCGCGGTTTCTCTGGCTCATTCAACTTGAACTGCTAGTGCTTGTCGTGAACCCCAGGCCTTAGTGAAACGATTTCACGTAGCAACGTATCTTATTCCTCGAACAGAATACTCCTATAGCCACTTTTCTTACCCTCCCACGTTGAAAATCTACTTTTCACCAGCGCAACCCCTTAAATCCTCTTTCTCTCAATCTATATATCTCCTATCCCAGTTTCAGTATTCTCATGGCTCTTAGCGACCCTCTTGGCTTATTCACTAATAAATGCATGTTCTCAACGCCTCTTCAAGTCTGATAAGGACTACTCACTCATTCGTGCTGATAGGACATCAAGCTGTTCCACTTTAACCCTCTCCGTTGTCAACAATCAAAAGGTCATTAGGGTTTGCATAATATCTATCTCAATAGGATCATCTTCCATAGTACTTTTTAGTgtaatttcaaatactttgGTTCATTACAGAGGCGCTTTCTCGTTAACCAAAACCGCTACTGGAATTCTATTCAAATTCAGCAACATCGATGACTTCCAGGCggtgtacaaaaaaggttttcaCAAAGTTACCGGGGCAagattctataaaaaagttgCTATCCCTTGCCGACCTGCTAAAATATTCACTGTATATGTTCTTGATGTACCCGAAGAACTCCCTGAGGATGATATAAGACATGCGCTCTATAAATATCGGTCTATTGTTGAGGTCACCAGGTTACCACTCAATACAGCAACTGTTTGTAAGTTTTATatcttttcaaatatttatttcgtgtctttttattcttatcaCGAAACTGGGATCCTAAGATTTTTATTGCGGTGTTTACAATAAACCTGTAGAGGAGATCGGGGCATGATGGGCTGACCAAAATTTGGTTgacaaaaattctttttatcaaaaattcttTCGCAATTTCGACTTTGGTCAGAATTTAGGagcaaaacaaaatatttcgagtaaaatgaaattaaatttgctcAAAATGAGACCGTCATGACCCGGTCTCTCCTATTTcaaagctgattaaaattttttgatccgTAATTAAAATGAGGATTGCAATCAGTATGAATACTAATtgggtaaataatttaattgacaaatAGTGAAGGCTATTAACGACAAACTGAAGAGCGAGACACAAAACAGTAATGAACCACCAGTTATTTATACCGGGCCGCCAGTAATTCGTGTTACGCTGGCGAGTGTTGAAGAGACATCAATGTTATTAAGTCGCGGTCTTGATTTCTATGGGGCGACATTTTTTCCAACAGAGACACCGCATCCAATAAGCGCCAATTTGGCCAAGTATAAAAACAACAGGTGGGTCTgcagtgaataaataattaaggtattgataattataatatattttgaatggTATTGTtgtttaaaacattattttgatTACTCATCATAGCTGTTCAAATGACAGATGGCTGGAATTAGCTTCATTGGGCGCTGGTCAACGTGTCCGAGATCTACTTCCAGTTTTCGATAATGCAGGATTCACTAAATTGCCACCACCAGCATGTCGTGTTATAAAACCACAAAGAAATTGACGTCGCTAgggctttatttttttttttttatttatttgttgttgTTACTTTTTATTCTTACTTTTTGCTCTGCTCTGCTCTATTCTACTAcactcaattttattttttttttttacttacaccCGACCTAACCGGGGCACTACCGATCGGCTCATTTCGCTTCTGTCGTTTTGCCGGTTGCGCGACATACTAGCGTAGCATCAAGACTGGTATGGGGAGAAGAGAGCTATTCGTCGTACTAAGGGAGAGACAATTAAAGTCGACGGTTCATTTTCTCTGCCACTACTACCGAGTTATCGATCTGAAGAAGAAGAGAATTGAGCACGAAGAACGAAGAGAACCGTGAGAGTCGTTTAACTGTTCCTGACAAGTGgcaaataattagttatagCTCCACTTGGTCTTATCCTTCATCCAACTCCCCACCCTTTTTCACTTCAACGACCTCTTCACTGTACTTCAATCAAacgttatatacatatatatttatatgaaaacaattataaatattatcaattttgaaCGTTTATGTAATAactaatttatgaataaaaataattatttaacagtcacattgtttttttttcttctcgtatccaattcaagaaaatattttctgtcaaatttaatttttaattctgatcaaattttttttatttaaaatatagtcatgtgggtactcattccaGAGGAAAttcgataataaataaaatctgacTAATGAATTctgtaaaaat
This genomic interval carries:
- the LOC103577662 gene encoding uncharacterized protein LOC103577662; this encodes MSQPEQTTSRIYDKDMSTSKNSSTLRLNQEGAVGQERDWMDHDTDSEISEHDFLTKGAFLLTPSHELTVEKAATICDKMNFRGAFSLTKTATGILFKFSNIDDFQAVYKKGFHKVTGARFYKKVAIPCRPAKIFTVYVLDVPEELPEDDIRHALYKYRSIVEVTRLPLNTATVLKAINDKLKSETQNSNEPPVIYTGPPVIRVTLASVEETSMLLSRGLDFYGATFFPTETPHPISANLAKYKNNRWLELASLGAGQRVRDLLPVFDNAGFTKLPPPACRVIKPQRN